A stretch of Pseudomonas taetrolens DNA encodes these proteins:
- a CDS encoding RidA family protein: MNINRSTVVPGKATPRGRFPHIRRAGDFLYVSGTSSRRPDNSFEGVEVDAMGTTRLDIRAQTRAVIENIRDILESEGAGLGDLVEISSFLVDMNDFDGYNQVYAQYFDETGPTRTTVAVHQLPHPHLRIEIKAVAYAPLNA; the protein is encoded by the coding sequence ATGAACATTAACCGATCCACCGTTGTGCCCGGAAAAGCCACACCTCGCGGGCGCTTTCCACATATCAGGCGTGCCGGTGACTTCCTCTACGTGTCAGGCACTAGTTCGCGCCGTCCGGACAATAGTTTCGAAGGCGTGGAAGTCGACGCCATGGGCACGACACGCCTGGATATTCGCGCGCAAACCCGGGCCGTGATCGAGAACATCCGCGACATTCTCGAGAGCGAAGGTGCAGGCCTTGGCGACCTGGTCGAGATCAGCAGTTTTCTCGTCGACATGAACGACTTTGACGGATACAACCAGGTCTACGCGCAGTACTTTGACGAGACCGGTCCCACCCGCACCACCGTAGCCGTGCACCAATTGCCACACCCGCACTTGCGCATCGAAATCAAAGC